A part of Solibacillus sp. FSL H8-0538 genomic DNA contains:
- a CDS encoding lysoplasmalogenase, translating into MQRNILLALFLVFGLFYVFLFDFIDSSLKMVFKLIPMILLIILAFMTKAKNIPRYYTLVCIGLIFCAIGDYTLQWFIIGLISFLIGHIFYIFAFRTTNESHVPGAVKIGLLLYGAFMIVWIAGTLFKNEETVLGVAVCCYIAVILTMGWTAFRTGSRFAIIGAMLFISSDSVLAINKFIVDVPFSHELIMFTYYGAQLFIALSITQYAAIRSKMVQ; encoded by the coding sequence ATGCAACGAAATATTTTACTCGCATTATTTTTAGTTTTTGGTTTATTTTATGTATTTTTATTTGATTTCATTGATAGCTCACTAAAAATGGTATTCAAGCTTATTCCGATGATTTTACTAATTATACTCGCCTTTATGACAAAAGCGAAAAATATCCCACGCTACTACACGCTCGTATGTATCGGTCTCATTTTTTGTGCGATTGGTGACTATACATTGCAGTGGTTCATCATTGGCTTAATCAGCTTTCTAATTGGGCATATTTTTTATATTTTTGCATTCCGTACAACGAATGAAAGCCACGTGCCAGGAGCCGTGAAAATTGGACTGTTGCTTTACGGTGCGTTCATGATTGTGTGGATTGCGGGTACATTATTTAAGAATGAGGAAACCGTACTTGGTGTGGCAGTTTGCTGCTATATTGCCGTCATTTTAACGATGGGCTGGACGGCCTTTCGCACAGGTAGTCGTTTTGCGATCATTGGGGCTATGCTGTTTATTTCGTCGGATTCTGTACTGGCGATCAATAAATTTATTGTAGACGTTCCGTTTTCACACGAACTCATCATGTTCACCTACTACGGCGCACAGCTTTTCATCGCCTTAAGCATCACACAATACGCTGCCATCCGAAGTAAAATGGTACAATAA